The Thunnus thynnus chromosome 19, fThuThy2.1, whole genome shotgun sequence genome contains the following window.
TTGGCTCTGACTGTAGGGTTTAAGGTGATTGCATGAAAGTGACTTAAGGCCCAAACACAGAGATGACAAACTAGTACTTGACTAATTAGTACCAGAagcaacaaacacatttacagtatagcTTCCATTCATCCAAGTCATTTTAGGAGGTATTAGCTAAATGTACTCTAGAatccataaaaaaataaataacttgtcTTCATTAGTGTTGACTTTAGTGAATGTACTGGTAGAATTGGTTTCgtcctgaaaataagaaataaaccCTCAGTGATCCATTTTTCGTTTGTTGCAAGTGGCACTAACTGCATTCGGGGTGGAACGTTTCACAAAAGTCATGGTTCAGTACATGCCTCGGCATTGAGGTCACAGTTTGGTGTGTTTTCGgtacagtgaggaaaaaagtGGCGGTGCCTGCTTGGGTGCACTCATTCCTGAGAAAATCCCATTGATttcacaaactgaaaataatttactgttaaTAATTAACCATAGGAGCATTATTAGAACAGTCATGTTTAATAGAGAAGGTTGGAAACTATGCCCTGTGATAAAGCTTATTgccttgaaaaatgaaaatctgtaGCTCACATAAGGAAGACAATATTTAGTGATAAATGAggaaagaataataaataaaatgatagtAAGTTTCCTATGGACAagtctctcgctctctctcacacacacacacacacacacacacacacacatacacacactctcacaaacacacacacagcgggcAGCCACACAAGATTTACACAATTATGAATTAAATCCTTGCCTACTGCTTGTTGACACCTCTAGCTTACCAAACTGATGGCTAATAACATTACTGCTGTTTATTTGAGGGCAATGCACAGGTAAAACGTCTCCGGTGTAAAAATAAGTGTATTGATGCAACTTAAAGTTGACTGTAGGTGTCTCTTTACACAGAGTTGACTGATGGAATTATCCGAAACTATCATCAAGCCAGCCAAAATGGACAACAGAtgttattattgtattgtattgtgtatttaCCTGACATGCACGCTCGGTTGTACCATCAAGTATTAAAAGTTAAAGGAtaatatatttatcaaaatatttttttccctgttgGTGCAACCTAGCTACTGTATAATAAGGCTGAATGAAATCAGCGTAAGGTCTGACCAAAAACGCTCTAATATGAtgctttttcctctttgtgCATGTAGTATTTGCCTTGAAAACTCAACCAAAAGCTTGACTTCATTCAATTTAACTTCataattttgtcttttctaTGCGAGTCTAGCAGTTTGACTTGCATATCTAGCAGCATAAGACCTCAAGTTAATTTtagaaggaaaacaaaaccattGGATGACTTTTCTTTGCAATTTGTAATAAACAAAGAGGAAGGCATCATATTGGAATTAATGTTTAATCAGCTACTTTTTACCCTTTAGAATTAAAAATGCAAGCAGTGTGGTGCATGCAAATGATCCACAGCTACATTTTGAGGCCACTGAAGCAACCATCAAATTAGCTGCAATGATTTAGATTGCAGTTATCTCCACATTATCTCCtcccattcattcattcccaTTCTCCTATGgttgaaaatgctgaaaaatataattttctgtGATGCATGATAGTAAACCATGAACCGAGTACATTTAATTGTCAGAGGTGCAATGGCAGTGAAGATTCACCACAGATTTTTTTGTcgtacacaaacaaaaaggatGATTCTACAACCTACTGTATATGCTACAGTATTTACTGCCATACTCCTCATAGGCATCTCTGATCAGAGGTCGATGACAGTTAATTCAAGCAGTGAGAGCTGACATTACCTGACAATGTTGCCATCCAATGAGAATAACAGCATATAGCCTTTTAGCGGTTTTGTCATTAGGCTGGAGTAAATCAAATCACTGGCCACAATAAGACAAAACTCATCCTGCTCAAATGTGCATCCCAAACCGAGGGTGGCGTACCAAACAGGACAATCTTTTGAGAGTTACCGTTCCACCCCTAAATTTTGTCCACAGTACTTTACAGCTGTTCTTTCtccatataaaatatataagccTTATTGTTTTATGGGTGTTTGCAACCTATACAACGTGAGTTTTTTTCGGTAAATATCTGTCTCAAGAAGTATTTATTGTCCATACACATTTAAGTTTACAGTTGGTCTAAACCTATATAAATAATAGTCATTGGTTGGAGGTGAAGGTTTGGTTGGTTGGGTTTCTCTTCTAGCCCATGTTAGAGCGAAGGAAAATTAGTTTGTTCATCTCCTCAGCGGTTACCTGCTGCCTCCTCTTCATAGCTAGGCTTTGCTCGCACACAGTTATGCATTCACTGCGTATGCCCACAGCAGGCACAGCAAGTAGCCACAGTGCCAGGCGAGCGAGCCTGGGGAACTTCTCACCCACAGCTGAGCTCCAGTACTGGAAAAGATCAGGTGTGCCTTGGAGAACAGGCTCAGCCAGGTATTGAAAAATCTCTTGTCTAACTTGGCTTTGACTCTCATCATTACCAGACACTGAGCAAGATGATGACGTCCCCATTGAACTGCCACCATTGTTTCCACCTCCCTCTATGCGGCTTATTTTAGGGGTTGGCGGGCCATCGGTGTCACGCTCTTCGCCACCTGATCCTCCACCACCTGTCATACCTCCATCCCTGGATTCAGCAGCCATTTCGCATGCACGGGAGATTATGTCCTCATGTTGGTAGGCTGGGACTGAGCGCAACTTGAGCTGTGGGTCCAGTACCATGGCTACCTGGTGGGCTCGTTCGACCtagagacagagaaacatttCAGTGACTGTCAATCCTTTGTAAGAGCAATTACTCATACACATTCATCACATACCAACTAGAGTTGGGTATCAAACCTCTAACCATTTTTAGCATCAATTGTACCGACTGTCTAGTACTTAAAACTCGCATCAAATGTCAGGTCAGATTTGTAATCTGGCTTATTCATTCTCAAACAGTTCCTAATCTTTTTCAGTTCCTCTACAACGACTTTTGTTTCGACAAGATTTCACGTTTGACCATCAGTTAAATGTAAACAATACCCAGCCCTACCCCTTACAGAATCTCAGTAACTTAAAATGAATCTTTTCACTTTCACAGCAAATGGGTCATTTATGAAACTTAATGTTAAGAATACCAGTTCAATACCTTGAAGTTTTCCTTGAGTGCTTCTAGGAAGTAGTGGCAGAGTTTGCTGGCAGTGCCGGTTCCAGCCTCTCCAGCTTTGGATGTGAAAAACTTCTCCAAGCGTAGGTAGACAGGCAGCACTTGTTGTAAAGTTGGTCTCCTCTGGCTGCTGAGCTCCAGAGCTGCCAAACGCAGAGGTGCCAGCAGACAAGCCAGTGTGCCTAGCAGATGCTTGTTGAGACCCTGGAGGAGTGGAGCCGTCGACTTACTGCGACCATAAGCCTCACAGATCTGCTCAAAGTGGGCATGGACCTGCAGCAGAGCTTCAGCCATACGATCCCAGCAAGGAGGGGTGGGGCATTGTGCAGGGCTGCCCTGTGTACCTTCCTCAGTTGTGCTTGTGGATGTGTTGGTGCACTGTTCCTCACGAAACGCCAGTGTGGTGGAGGAGGCAATATCTCGGCATGTTGAGAGAAGCTCAGCCAACTCATGGAGCCCTCGAGCCTGGAGGCTGCGCTTTCCAAGAACTGCCTGGACAACTGCACCAAGTGAACATCCTGCGCATCGCAAGCATATTCTCCCCCGGCCACCACTGCCCAGTGGTGATCCCCCAAATCCTGCTGCCCACACCCTGGGCTCTGAGACATACACAGTGCGAATGTCTGACATCACAAACTCAGACAGAACATTCTGCACCCAGTGGTGAACCTGCTCAGGCCCTTCCCTCAGCTCAACCTCCCTCACACCGAGAACATAGCGCTTCAGTCTTGACCCCTCCACCTGGTAGGCTGTTAGAACATAGCAAGCATCTGGGCCTGATGTCTGGGAGTGGCAGGTGACAGCGATGCCGAGAGAAGCATTAGAGCCTAGAGCGCATgtgactttgactttgacttggtTGTACATGCGGGGTAGTTGGCGCAGTGCCAAGGCACTCATGTTGCCAAGGGCATCACGGGTAGAGTAGGCACCATGACGAGCCCCCGTATCCACTAGGGTTTGTGCCAACTTTAGGAAGTCCTTGCTGTTGAGCACGTTTAGCATGCTCAGATCTGAACACATTACCCGTAAAAGCCGCTCAGCCACCTGCTGTCGCTCCTTCTCAGGTAGTCCATTATTCTCTGTCAGCACAGACAGCAGATGGATGGATAAACAAGgcaaaaataagaaatataattagtgttcatgtttttttttatttgatatattagcagaaaacatttcttcaaagggaaaaataaatacagactcATACAGAatgataaacataaacataaatacagatatacatgGAAATAAACACAACCTTATTTTACAGCACATATTAAAATTGAAACTTAGGGAAAATATGAGGGTTAGGGTATGCGTCTTAACCACCAGTCCACCTGTAGCccaaaatatttccatttaaacaATTTTCTAACACAATACAGTCTTGAAAGAATCAAGGGGTGCACAAACCACAAACTTTTATAGCTCCATACAGACAGTATCTctaagagtgaaagagagagaaacgaATAAAGCTGATAGCAGTACTTACGGCTGAGAGTGTGGTTTCTCTGG
Protein-coding sequences here:
- the znf618 gene encoding zinc finger protein 618 isoform X5, with the protein product MSAKEAPNPGMEQADGGSAATDGPSPTLASTTKSTSPPPVTVKKEPGTSETSNGKVGDPNPAEICVVIGGNDGGASRGGSRRAQTEGMFALGTPPPTKSTDSCIGSYVCGVCGKKYKYYNCFQTHVRAHRESETMVGDGLPQTPNNSFRYSCDICGKKYKYYSCFQEHRDLHAVDDPYEQVVLPVDGLKEEEPVEPYQKIGPKTGSYVCEFCGKQYKYFNPYQEHVALHTPMGSFDIKASRVQECGSMDMSKFGHSQTGKIKSSPFRRKLESAIQSSLVDTNSSQNSSGTPSPLVASSFSTTQKPYTCGACGIQFQFYNNLLEHMQSHAADNENHTKGDSPKTSSASGPQEQMWRGSQAQTQAQAQAQAQAQAQAQAQAQAQAHPSVKLQIQPQSISQRNHTLSQNNGLPEKERQQVAERLLRVMCSDLSMLNVLNSKDFLKLAQTLVDTGARHGAYSTRDALGNMSALALRQLPRMYNQVKVKVTCALGSNASLGIAVTCHSQTSGPDACYVLTAYQVEGSRLKRYVLGVREVELREGPEQVHHWVQNVLSEFVMSDIRTVYVSEPRVWAAGFGGSPLGSGGRGRICLRCAGCSLGAVVQAVLGKRSLQARGLHELAELLSTCRDIASSTTLAFREEQCTNTSTSTTEEGTQGSPAQCPTPPCWDRMAEALLQVHAHFEQICEAYGRSKSTAPLLQGLNKHLLGTLACLLAPLRLAALELSSQRRPTLQQVLPVYLRLEKFFTSKAGEAGTGTASKLCHYFLEALKENFKVERAHQVAMVLDPQLKLRSVPAYQHEDIISRACEMAAESRDGGMTGGGGSGGEERDTDGPPTPKISRIEGGGNNGGSSMGTSSSCSVSGNDESQSQVRQEIFQYLAEPVLQGTPDLFQYWSSAVGEKFPRLARLALWLLAVPAVGIRSECITVCEQSLAMKRRQQVTAEEMNKLIFLRSNMG
- the znf618 gene encoding zinc finger protein 618 isoform X4 — encoded protein: MSAKEAPNPGMEQADGGSAATDGPSPTLASTTKSTSPPPVTVKKEPGTSETSNGKVGDPNPAEICVVIGGNDGGASRGGSRRAQTEGMFALGTPPPTKSTDSCIGSYVCGVCGKKYKYYNCFQTHVRAHRESETMVGDGLPQTPNNSFRYSCDICGKKYKYYSCFQEHRDLHAVDDPYEQVVLPVDGLKEEEPVEPYQKIGPREKALAHLLRDRGFNRRQRVSLQTQLAVFAETGSYVCEFCGKQYKYFNPYQEHVALHTPMGSFDIKASRVQECGSMDMSKFGHSQTGKIKSSPFRRKLESAIQSSLVDTNSSQNSSGTPSPLVASSFSTTQTDNENHTKGDSPKTSSASGPQEQMWRGSQAQTQAQAQAQAQAQAQAQAQAQAQAHPSVKLQIQPQSISQRNHTLSQNNGLPEKERQQVAERLLRVMCSDLSMLNVLNSKDFLKLAQTLVDTGARHGAYSTRDALGNMSALALRQLPRMYNQVKVKVTCALGSNASLGIAVTCHSQTSGPDACYVLTAYQVEGSRLKRYVLGVREVELREGPEQVHHWVQNVLSEFVMSDIRTVYVSEPRVWAAGFGGSPLGSGGRGRICLRCAGCSLGAVVQAVLGKRSLQARGLHELAELLSTCRDIASSTTLAFREEQCTNTSTSTTEEGTQGSPAQCPTPPCWDRMAEALLQVHAHFEQICEAYGRSKSTAPLLQGLNKHLLGTLACLLAPLRLAALELSSQRRPTLQQVLPVYLRLEKFFTSKAGEAGTGTASKLCHYFLEALKENFKVERAHQVAMVLDPQLKLRSVPAYQHEDIISRACEMAAESRDGGMTGGGGSGGEERDTDGPPTPKISRIEGGGNNGGSSMGTSSSCSVSGNDESQSQVRQEIFQYLAEPVLQGTPDLFQYWSSAVGEKFPRLARLALWLLAVPAVGIRSECITVCEQSLAMKRRQQVTAEEMNKLIFLRSNMG
- the znf618 gene encoding zinc finger protein 618 isoform X6, with the protein product MSAKEAPNPGMEQADGGSAATDGPSPTLASTTKSTSPPPVTVKKEPGTSETSNGKVGDPNPAEICVVIGGNDGGASRGGSRRAQTEGSYVCGVCGKKYKYYNCFQTHVRAHRESETMVGDGLPQTPNNSFRYSCDICGKKYKYYSCFQEHRDLHAVDDPYEQVVLPVDGLKEEEPVEPYQKIGPKTGSYVCEFCGKQYKYFNPYQEHVALHTPMGSFDIKASRVQECGSMDMSKFGHSQTGKIKSSPFRRKLESAIQSSLVDTNSSQNSSGTPSPLVASSFSTTQKPYTCGACGIQFQFYNNLLEHMQSHAADNENHTKGDSPKTSSASGPQEQMWRGSQAQTQAQAQAQAQAQAQAQAQAQAQAHPSVKLQIQPQSISQRNHTLSQNNGLPEKERQQVAERLLRVMCSDLSMLNVLNSKDFLKLAQTLVDTGARHGAYSTRDALGNMSALALRQLPRMYNQVKVKVTCALGSNASLGIAVTCHSQTSGPDACYVLTAYQVEGSRLKRYVLGVREVELREGPEQVHHWVQNVLSEFVMSDIRTVYVSEPRVWAAGFGGSPLGSGGRGRICLRCAGCSLGAVVQAVLGKRSLQARGLHELAELLSTCRDIASSTTLAFREEQCTNTSTSTTEEGTQGSPAQCPTPPCWDRMAEALLQVHAHFEQICEAYGRSKSTAPLLQGLNKHLLGTLACLLAPLRLAALELSSQRRPTLQQVLPVYLRLEKFFTSKAGEAGTGTASKLCHYFLEALKENFKVERAHQVAMVLDPQLKLRSVPAYQHEDIISRACEMAAESRDGGMTGGGGSGGEERDTDGPPTPKISRIEGGGNNGGSSMGTSSSCSVSGNDESQSQVRQEIFQYLAEPVLQGTPDLFQYWSSAVGEKFPRLARLALWLLAVPAVGIRSECITVCEQSLAMKRRQQVTAEEMNKLIFLRSNMG
- the znf618 gene encoding zinc finger protein 618 isoform X2; translated protein: MSAKEAPNPGMEQADGGSAATDGPSPTLASTTKSTSPPPVTVKKEPGTSETSNGKVGDPNPAEICVVIGGNDGGASRGGSRRAQTEGMFALGTPPPTKSTDSCIGSYVCGVCGKKYKYYNCFQTHVRAHRESETMVGDGLPQTPNNSFRYSCDICGKKYKYYSCFQEHRDLHAVDDPYEQVVLPVDGLKEEEPVEPYQKIGPREKALAHLLRDRGFNRRQRVSLQTQLAVFAETGSYVCEFCGKQYKYFNPYQEHVALHTPMGSFDIKASRVQECGSMDMSKFGHSQTGSPFRRKLESAIQSSLVDTNSSQNSSGTPSPLVASSFSTTQKPYTCGACGIQFQFYNNLLEHMQSHAADNENHTKGDSPKTSSASGPQEQMWRGSQAQTQAQAQAQAQAQAQAQAQAQAQAHPSVKLQIQPQSISQRNHTLSQNNGLPEKERQQVAERLLRVMCSDLSMLNVLNSKDFLKLAQTLVDTGARHGAYSTRDALGNMSALALRQLPRMYNQVKVKVTCALGSNASLGIAVTCHSQTSGPDACYVLTAYQVEGSRLKRYVLGVREVELREGPEQVHHWVQNVLSEFVMSDIRTVYVSEPRVWAAGFGGSPLGSGGRGRICLRCAGCSLGAVVQAVLGKRSLQARGLHELAELLSTCRDIASSTTLAFREEQCTNTSTSTTEEGTQGSPAQCPTPPCWDRMAEALLQVHAHFEQICEAYGRSKSTAPLLQGLNKHLLGTLACLLAPLRLAALELSSQRRPTLQQVLPVYLRLEKFFTSKAGEAGTGTASKLCHYFLEALKENFKVERAHQVAMVLDPQLKLRSVPAYQHEDIISRACEMAAESRDGGMTGGGGSGGEERDTDGPPTPKISRIEGGGNNGGSSMGTSSSCSVSGNDESQSQVRQEIFQYLAEPVLQGTPDLFQYWSSAVGEKFPRLARLALWLLAVPAVGIRSECITVCEQSLAMKRRQQVTAEEMNKLIFLRSNMG
- the znf618 gene encoding zinc finger protein 618 isoform X1, coding for MSAKEAPNPGMEQADGGSAATDGPSPTLASTTKSTSPPPVTVKKEPGTSETSNGKVGDPNPAEICVVIGGNDGGASRGGSRRAQTEGMFALGTPPPTKSTDSCIGSYVCGVCGKKYKYYNCFQTHVRAHRESETMVGDGLPQTPNNSFRYSCDICGKKYKYYSCFQEHRDLHAVDDPYEQVVLPVDGLKEEEPVEPYQKIGPREKALAHLLRDRGFNRRQRVSLQTQLAVFAETGSYVCEFCGKQYKYFNPYQEHVALHTPMGSFDIKASRVQECGSMDMSKFGHSQTGKIKSSPFRRKLESAIQSSLVDTNSSQNSSGTPSPLVASSFSTTQKPYTCGACGIQFQFYNNLLEHMQSHAADNENHTKGDSPKTSSASGPQEQMWRGSQAQTQAQAQAQAQAQAQAQAQAQAQAHPSVKLQIQPQSISQRNHTLSQNNGLPEKERQQVAERLLRVMCSDLSMLNVLNSKDFLKLAQTLVDTGARHGAYSTRDALGNMSALALRQLPRMYNQVKVKVTCALGSNASLGIAVTCHSQTSGPDACYVLTAYQVEGSRLKRYVLGVREVELREGPEQVHHWVQNVLSEFVMSDIRTVYVSEPRVWAAGFGGSPLGSGGRGRICLRCAGCSLGAVVQAVLGKRSLQARGLHELAELLSTCRDIASSTTLAFREEQCTNTSTSTTEEGTQGSPAQCPTPPCWDRMAEALLQVHAHFEQICEAYGRSKSTAPLLQGLNKHLLGTLACLLAPLRLAALELSSQRRPTLQQVLPVYLRLEKFFTSKAGEAGTGTASKLCHYFLEALKENFKVERAHQVAMVLDPQLKLRSVPAYQHEDIISRACEMAAESRDGGMTGGGGSGGEERDTDGPPTPKISRIEGGGNNGGSSMGTSSSCSVSGNDESQSQVRQEIFQYLAEPVLQGTPDLFQYWSSAVGEKFPRLARLALWLLAVPAVGIRSECITVCEQSLAMKRRQQVTAEEMNKLIFLRSNMG
- the znf618 gene encoding zinc finger protein 618 isoform X3; the encoded protein is MSAKEAPNPGMEQADGGSAATDGPSPTLASTTKSTSPPPVTVKKEPGTSETSNGKVGDPNPAEICVVIGGNDGGASRGGSRRAQTEGSYVCGVCGKKYKYYNCFQTHVRAHRESETMVGDGLPQTPNNSFRYSCDICGKKYKYYSCFQEHRDLHAVDDPYEQVVLPVDGLKEEEPVEPYQKIGPREKALAHLLRDRGFNRRQRVSLQTQLAVFAETGSYVCEFCGKQYKYFNPYQEHVALHTPMGSFDIKASRVQECGSMDMSKFGHSQTGKIKSSPFRRKLESAIQSSLVDTNSSQNSSGTPSPLVASSFSTTQKPYTCGACGIQFQFYNNLLEHMQSHAADNENHTKGDSPKTSSASGPQEQMWRGSQAQTQAQAQAQAQAQAQAQAQAQAQAHPSVKLQIQPQSISQRNHTLSQNNGLPEKERQQVAERLLRVMCSDLSMLNVLNSKDFLKLAQTLVDTGARHGAYSTRDALGNMSALALRQLPRMYNQVKVKVTCALGSNASLGIAVTCHSQTSGPDACYVLTAYQVEGSRLKRYVLGVREVELREGPEQVHHWVQNVLSEFVMSDIRTVYVSEPRVWAAGFGGSPLGSGGRGRICLRCAGCSLGAVVQAVLGKRSLQARGLHELAELLSTCRDIASSTTLAFREEQCTNTSTSTTEEGTQGSPAQCPTPPCWDRMAEALLQVHAHFEQICEAYGRSKSTAPLLQGLNKHLLGTLACLLAPLRLAALELSSQRRPTLQQVLPVYLRLEKFFTSKAGEAGTGTASKLCHYFLEALKENFKVERAHQVAMVLDPQLKLRSVPAYQHEDIISRACEMAAESRDGGMTGGGGSGGEERDTDGPPTPKISRIEGGGNNGGSSMGTSSSCSVSGNDESQSQVRQEIFQYLAEPVLQGTPDLFQYWSSAVGEKFPRLARLALWLLAVPAVGIRSECITVCEQSLAMKRRQQVTAEEMNKLIFLRSNMG